The DNA region TGTctgcaccctcccacctcccaaaggtcACCACCCGCGTTCTTAAAAAGCCTTCCAGTTTACTTGCTGCTGCTTTTTCAAAATTCAGGTTTCTGCATATCAATTTTCTAGATTTAGTatctgagtgagaccatctggtcgctgtctctcatctctttacttatttcgctaaacatcctcacctccagttccatcccttttgtcccaaaggacacactattatctttttgatggcagagtagtattccatggaatagatatcccatcccttctttatccagtcatctgtgggtGGGCATCGGGGCGGCCTCCACTCTCTGGCTGTTGGGAATAACgcagctgtgagcacagggcagcgtgtgtcccttctaattagcaCTGAGCGTCACTGGATGCACGCCCAAGGGTGGGACCGCGGGCTCATAAGGCGACTCCGTGTTGATTTGTTTAAGGACCGGGCACACAGTCTCCAGAGGGGCTGCCCCTGTccgcattcccaccagcagcgcagcAGAATTCCCTTTCCCCCCACAACCATCCTCACCTGTCCTTTCCCGGTCGGCTGATGGAAGAAgcccttctctcaggtgtgagatgggagCTCAGTGGagttttaatgtgcatttctctcATGAGAAGTGAAATGGAGAACTTCTTCACATGTCTGTggcccacttctctctctctctaaaaaagttttctgtttatggctgggggtgtgggtccacctgccaacacccatgtccagcggagaagaaatgacagaagccagaactcccaccttctgctccccataaagaatttgggttcagattcccagagggggagaaatgtcaggggaagacgcccagagggctctgagccccaactccatcaggacccggagagagaagaggaaaaagaagggacaCTCGGACGGAGTCACAGGTGGAGTgtgactgagaaggggagagaaggcaggagcacAGGGGGAAATGGGCGAATAAATATCAATGTAGATCGTTGTAGAAAGAATAATCAGCCCGTGTCTGGGAGCTTGGGAGAAgccctgcagtttccagtggagggaatggggacgcagagctctgggggtgggaaccggGTGGAGTTGTCCCTCTGTTattctgtaattttgtaaatcactaatatatatattgtctgcTTAGTTGTCTGGGCCACTATTTATTGAgttctttttgcttcttttgtagctcTGTACCCACCTGTACAGATGTCTGATATCAGCTGTTTGTCTGAGGTGCGCAAGTGTTTCTCCCTGTTTACTAGGTTGTCTGGCTCTCTTTGATTCATTTGCTTTTTGCTATGTAGAATTCACTAGTACAGCCGTCTGGGCCTGAGCTTGGGGCTTTTTCTTCTCGGGAAGCTTTTTGATGACCGGTTTAATTTCTAGACTTGGGGTCAGCTTGTTTCTCCTTCCTCCTGGGTTGGGCTTGGCAGGCTGCGTGACTCCAGCAGTGAATCTCTACTGGATGGTCTGATTTATTCCCGCAGAGACATTCATAATATTCATGTGCGATACCTTGTATCTCCCCACCTTCGGCTGTCATTTCACCTCTCTTGTTCTTGatggtttaattaattaattttgcctccagggttattcctggggctcagtggcagcactaggaatccactgctcctggaggccattccccctccccattttattggacaggacagagaaattgtcttattttaaaaaatccagtaATAGAAATGCAGGATtacgacaacaatgagatatcacttcactcctgtgagaatgtcatacatcagaaaagcaaatgctggtgagggtgtggggtcaaaggaaccctcctgcactgctggtgggaatgtcaatgggtccaacctctgtggagaacagtctggagactctcagaaggctagaaatggacctaccctgtgatcctgcaattcctctcctggggatagatcctaaggaacccaacacatccatccaaaaagatctgtgtacacatatgttcttggcagcacaatgtgtagtagccaaaacctggaagcaacccgggtgtccaacaacagatgagtggctgagcaagttgtggtctatatacacaatggaatactactcagcggtaaaaaatggtgacttcaccgttttcagccgatcttggatggaccttgaaaaattcatgttatgtgaattaagtcagaaacagaaggatgaatatgggatgatctcactctcaggcagaagtcgaaaaacaagatcagaaacggaatcacaagtagaacctgaactggaattggcgtattgcaccaaagtaaaagactctggggtgggtgggtgggtggggagaatacaggtccatgaaggatgatgaatgacatagtgggggttgtattgttaaatgggaaactggggaatgttatgcatatacaaactattgtatttactgttgaatgtaaaacatgaattgcccaataaagaaataaattaaaaaagaaaaaaaaaagaaatgcaggatTACAAAGTTAGCATGATTCTTAGGAGTCATTCTTGATCATTGAAAAAGAAATAGATGTCCTGGCTTCTTTCTTTActaagacccttagttccatctgctctgttctgacctctgggttcctgattattaaacaaatttgttctgctttgtgtcttacTGCTTCTCAGCCGGtaggttgcagatgctgccatggtgccaacctgccctccctgggcagacgccctcacccgtgtgtcctggagcctcccctccccagagccctgccccactagggacagacagacacaggctgggggtgtggatccacctgccaacacccatgtccagcggagaagcaatgacagaagccacaactcccaccttctgctccccataaagaattgggtccagagagtcaggtggtagtgcagcctgttaagtgcacgtggcacaaagtgcaaagaccagcataaggatcctggtttgagcccccaactccccacctacgggggggggggtcacttcacaggtggtgaagcaggtctgcaggtgtctgtctttctctccccctctctgtcttcccctcctctccatttctctctgtcctgtccaacaacaacaataactacaacaataaaacaacaagggtaacaaaagagaataaataaataattttaaaaaaataataatttgggtccagactcccagaaggataaagaacagggaagcatccaatggaggggaggggacagggagctctggtggtgggaactgtgtgggattgtgccCCTGTGATCCTACAATCCTGttcgtcattattaaatcactaataaaaatcatatatatatatttaaaagtacaAAAATCCCATAGTGGTACTGGTGTTAGCAGGTCAGCTTTATCTTAAGCAGCTTTGCCAAGGATATTAGCCAGATTTGAGACCGATCCTAAGGGCTGGGGAGGGACGTTTAGACCTGTGctgtgtggtctctgtctctctctctctctgtcacttacTATCTGAAATAGGCAGCCCAGAACATCAGGGTCCCCACGAAATACATGCAGAACCCCTCGAGATCTCACCATCCTGAGAAATCCATGTACCCCCTTTTGCAGCACTTTCTCCAAGTCAATCGAATTTTGTGATTCTGAAATATAAATGGTGGTAGTGGAGGCCAAGTGttttcctggatttttttttcacttctctgtTAATCCCTCAGCCTACACTTTCTCTCTGGATCACCTCCAATGTGTCCATGTTAACACATGCGGTTCACTGTGTCTGGCTGGGCACGAGTGAGGCCACTTCCTGCTCTTCATGTCAGGTGGATCGACTTACCCctgcttatatatttttatagactctttatttatttatgtatgtatttatttattcccttttgttgcccttgttgcttttattgttgtagttattattgttgttattgatgccatcgttgttggataggacagagagacatggagagaggaggggaagacagagagggggagagacagacagacacctgcagacctgcttcaccgcctgggaagtgactcccctgcaggtggggagccgggggctcgaactgggatccttaggccggtccctgcgctttgcgccacgtgcatttaacctgctgcgctacctcccgactccccctgcTTATTTTTATAGATTCTACATCTTATTTTTTctgattcatttctttctttctttctttcttttttttaatcaaagggcTCGATGCTTTACAGTACAATCGTAGACAGACAATTTCATTATCTACCAGCCCCCTCCCCTCAAATTTTCTTCCTCTCcagccttctcctccctccccagagtcctttgctttggtgcaatacactccgATTAATTTCTGCTAGTGTTGGTGGCTGGCATGACAGATGCTGAGTTGAAGGGGAAGATGGGATCTCCATATCCATGagtgacacacagactcagctacAACAAGCGGGTTTGCTCAAGTTTGAACTGCCGCGAACAACAGCTACGAGGGTGATAGTTTTGCCCGTGTGAAAGAGATTGGTTTCTGATTTTCCCCTGGTTACCAATTTATAGAAATCACTGTGGTCACTAAAGGATTTTTCATAGGAGTCAAGCAAAGGAAACACACatgtttttaaattagtttttttttttttaaagatttttatgggactccggtggtagtgcagcaggttaattgcaggtggcacaaagcgcaaggactagactaaggatcccggttcgagccccccgggctccccacctgcaggggagtcgcttcccaggcagtgaagcaggtctgcaggtgtctgtctttctctccccctctctgtcttcccctcctctctccatgtctctctgtcctagccaacaatgacaacagcaataacaacaacaataataactacaagaataaaacaacaagggcaacaaaagggaataaataaataaataaatataaaaaaagattttattcatttactagtgagaaagataggaggagacagagagagaaagaaccagacatcactctggtccatgtgctactggggattgaactcaggacctcatgcttgagagtccaatgctttatccactgtgctacctcccggaccacaaaggaAACCTATTGGGTCTTATGTATTTCCTCTGAGATGAACTAAATCCTAACATCTATGTACCATGGAGTACTTTGAGGTAAATGGGAATCTTCAGACATTTGGGATATGAGAATGAGAATCAAATCAGGAGAGGAAATGAGTGTCAACCGAGAAAGTCAGTCAGTGACAGAGTTGGATGTTCCACAAATCACATCCAGACCCAAACAACCAAAGGACAAAGCAGCAGAAAAGCGAGGATGTCCACAGAGAGAGGCGCCATGGTCTTACTCCCTAAGTGCGACAAGCCGTCGAACATTTGCTTCAGAGTTTGATCCGTCTACCACAGCACCTGCAAAACCTTTCATGGTTTCCTCTCCAGGACTCTTCTCAGAGCCCCCTGGATGTCCTTGTTCCGGAGGCTGTAGATGAAGGGGTTCAGCATGGGGGTGACCACCATGTACAGCACGGAGGTTGTCGCACTTGCGCGTGAGTTGGGGGAAGCAGCAGAGCTCAGGTAGACTCCCAGGGCTGTGCAGTAAAATAAAGCCACCACAGAGAGGTGGGAGACACAGGTGGAGAAGGCTCTGGACTTGCCCTGAGCTGAGGAGATTTCTCGTATGGAAGCCATGATCTTAGCGTAAGAGGACAGCACTCCAGCGAAAGGACCGCCAGCTAACAGCACAACTGCAAAGTACATCACCAGGTCGTTGAGAAAAGTGTCAGAACAGGCCAGCTGgatcacctggttgagctcacagaaAAAGTGAGGGATTTCCAAGTCTGCACAGAAGGACAGTTGCAGAAGCAGTAAGCTGTTTACTAAAGAATTCAGGGCACTCAAGACCCAGCACCCCAACACCAGCAGCCCACAGAGTCTCGGGCTCATGACGGCCGCGTAGTGCAGGGGGTGGCAGATGGCCACGTAGCGGTCGTAGGCCATGACGGTCAGCAGGAAGATGTCTACCTCCCCAAAAAGTAGGTAGAAGTAAATCTGAGAGGTGCAGCCGGCAAAGGTGATGGCCTTGCTCTGCGTCCAGATGTCGCGCAGCATCTTGGGGACGGTGGTGGAGGTGAAGCAGACGTCCACCAAGGCCAGGTTggagaggaagaagtacatgggcgtGTGGAGGTGGGGGTCCGAGCTGACGGCCAGCACGAGGAGCAGGTTCCCCAGCACGGTCAGCAGGTACATGGACAGGAAGACTCCAAAGATCAGGGGCTGCAGCTCAGGGACATCGGACAAGCCCAGGAGGAAAAATTCTATCATTCCAGTCTCATTTCCTGGTTCCATGGATTGGAGGAGACTGCCCCAAGGGCACAAAGcatgattaattttttaaaattaatttatttaatcccttttgttgcccttgttttattgttgtaattgtttttgttgatgttgttgttgttggataagacagagagaaatggagagaggaggggaagacagagagggggagagaaagacagacacctgcagacctgcttcaccgcctgggaagcgactcccctgcaggtggggagccgggggctcgaaccaggatccttaggccggtccttgcgctttgcaccacctgtgcttaacccgctgtgctaccgcccaacccccccccatgaTTAATTTTTAACAAGACTTAGCATGACTCATATAATTGAAAATTTGTTCAGTTTTGTCATGAGTTTAAGAAATtcatttcaatatatttttttccttcaagttctatattTAAAGTCAATTTggaaaggatgtgtgtgtgtgtgtgtgtgtgtgtgtgtgtgtgtgtgtgcataaatTGACTTTGTGACTATTTTGAATTCCTAATCTAGATTTTAAAAGCAAACATACAGGATTACAAGAATATGACAgagtttacttacttacttatttatttacttttaccctGCTCAGTGCCCTACTCAGCCATATCTGATGGTGGCActggtaattgaacctgggacttgagagcctctggcatgaaagtcttttgtagaaccatcctACTGTCTCTGCTGCAGggcaaagttctttatggggagcagaaggtgggagttctggcttctgtcatggcttctccgctggacatgggtgtcggcaggtggacccacacccccagcctgtgtctgtctgtccctagtggggcagggctctggggagggggggtcccATTCAGGTGCCAGGTGCGGAGCCCTACCTTCTGATGTGCAGAACAGCTGGAAGCTGACTCCTGCTTCTTGTCAGCCTGTCAAAGCCTTATCCAGAAACAATCTTGTGAAATGATGGGACAGCTCCTCAACAGGGCATCATTCAGCCATCGGAAAAGAAAAGATGgcgttgtgtcctttgggataaagtggatggaagtgGGGAAGGGGATGCTCAGTGACACGAAGAAGGAGGCGAGGAATCACTTGAGAAAGGTTTCACTCATACAGGGAATATAGGcgactgagacacacacacactcacacacacacacacacagacacacacactcatacacacacacagacacacacacatacatacacacacatacatacacacacacactcacacacatatacacacacatacacacacacacacacacacacacacacacacaccagaaagaCAGACgcaggttgggggtgtggatccatctgccaacacccacgtccagcggagaagcagtgacagaagccagaactcccaccttctgctccccatgaagaatttgggtcctgactctcagagggataaagaacagggaagcttccaatggaggggaggggacagggaatctggtggtgggagctgtgtgggattgtgcccttcttatcccattatcttgtcgatcattattaaatcaccaacaataattttaaaaagaagttggaaaataacAAAAGACAAAGCAGAGGCTGGACCTGGTttgatgtgttgcaccaaagtaaaagactctgggatgggcagggtgtgtgggggggggcggttgaggtcctggaacatgatggcagagcaggACCTTTCGGGGGCTCATCTctgtggagaactgggaaatgtttcacatgtataaactactgtactttacagctgactgtaaacctttaatccccccaataaggaaaaaacagggggtccggcggtagtgcggcgggttaagtgcaggtggcgcaaagcacaaggaccagtgtcaggatcctggctccccacctgcaggggagtcgcttcccaggcggtgaagcaggtctgcaggtgtctgtctttctctccccctctctgtcttcccctcctctctccatttctctctgtcctagacaacaatgacatcaataacaacaataactacaataaaaataaaataaaataaaaacaagggcaacaaaagggaaaataaaaaagaaaaagtcaaactatTTCCAAGACAGTTGGAGTACTAGAGTGGGtatctatgggg from Erinaceus europaeus chromosome 23, mEriEur2.1, whole genome shotgun sequence includes:
- the LOC132535676 gene encoding olfactory receptor 7A17-like, with protein sequence MEPGNETGMIEFFLLGLSDVPELQPLIFGVFLSMYLLTVLGNLLLVLAVSSDPHLHTPMYFFLSNLALVDVCFTSTTVPKMLRDIWTQSKAITFAGCTSQIYFYLLFGEVDIFLLTVMAYDRYVAICHPLHYAAVMSPRLCGLLVLGCWVLSALNSLVNSLLLLQLSFCADLEIPHFFCELNQVIQLACSDTFLNDLVMYFAVVLLAGGPFAGVLSSYAKIMASIREISSAQGKSRAFSTCVSHLSVVALFYCTALGVYLSSAASPNSRASATTSVLYMVVTPMLNPFIYSLRNKDIQGALRRVLERKP